The DNA sequence GGGCTTCTTCGCGGGACTTGGTCTTGTCGTTGGTAAGCGTGTTGTGGATGAGGAGGTTTTCTTCGTCCTTGGAGAGGAGAACGATCTTTTCCACGTTGCTTTCGCGCAGGCGTTCGAGCTTGCGTTCGTCGATGACGGAGTTCGCCTCGACAATGATTTCACCGGTAGATTCGTCGACGACATCGTTGAAGATGATGCGGTCGATGAGTTCGCACACGCCGTCTTCGTTGAACTTTTCGGCTTCTTCGGCGACCACGACTTCTTCGGTCTTCTTATAGAAGAGGTTCAAGATATCCTGGGTGGTCTCGAAACCGATGCTGCGGAGCATGGCGGTAGCCGCAATCTTCTTCTTGCGGTCGATGGAGAGGTAGAGGACGTCACTTTCGACGTTGAATTCGACCCACGCACCACGATGAGGAATGATGCGGCTCTTGTAGTCGGAACGGCCGTTCGGCTGGAGTTCTTCGTCGAAGCTCACGCCCGGAGAACGGTGCAACTGCGAAACGACAACGCGTTCGGCGCCGTTGATGATGAACGTACCGTTCTCGGTCATGATAGGAAGTTCGCAAATCAAGACATCGTTCTTGACTTCTTCCTTGAGTTTGGTATCTTCGCCGTCCTTTTCGAACACGCGAAGGGCGAGCGTGGCGTAAAGTTCCATATTGTAGGAAAGTCCACGTTCGCGGCACTCGGGGATGCTGTATTTCGGGATACCGAAGTAATACTTTTCGTATTCCAGGGAGAAGAGCCCGTTAGGATCGGTAATCGGGAAAATGTCCTGGAAGACACGCTGCAGGCCTGCGGGCAAGCGCTTTTCCTGCGGGATGTCGGCCTGTAAAAATTGCTCGTATGAAGCCTTCTGGACTTCGATCAAGTACGGCAGTTCCAGTTGGAACTTGTTGGAGGAATAACTTTTTCGCTCCGTGGTCATTTGAAATACCTCATCCGGTGAAGAGCCTGATTAGACAAAAAACACCAAAAGCCCGCACTCGCGTGCAGGCGATTGGTAAGAGCAGTTCAAAGAACTGGAAGCATTACTTAAGGGTAACCTTTGCTCCGAGTTCTTCGAGTTTCTTCTTGAGCGCTTCAGCGTCAGCCTTCGGGGCGGCTTCCTTAATGACGCTGTTGGCAGTCTCAACGACCTTCTTGGCTTCGGCGAGGCCGAGACCGGTGATCGCGCGGACTTCCTTGAGGACAGCCATCTTCTTGGCCGGATCGACTTCGGCGAGGATAACGTCGAATTCGGTCTTTTCTTCGGCAGCGGCGCCAGCGCCAGCGGCCGGGGCAGCCATTACGACGCCACCAGCGGCTTCAATGCCGTGAGTTTCCTTGAGGTAGTCAGCCAAAGCCTTGGCTTCGAGAAGGGTAAGACCAACGATTTGATCGCCCAATGCCTTGATATCAGTTGCCATGATGTGTTTCTCCGATTATTCCGTTTAAAATTTTTGGTTTGTGGTTTGTTGTTAAGCTTCCGGGGCAGCGGCAGCTTCAGGGGCTGCGGCTTCGGAACCTGATTCTTTTTCCAGCTTTTCCTGGAGAGCCTTGATTTGACCGGCGATCGTGCCACCAGGTCCGAGAGCGATGGCGACGATCTGAGCGATCATGCCCTTGCGATCCGGGATCTTAGCGAGGTTCACGACTTCGGAGCCAGGCATCGGCTTACCATCGAGGTAGACGCTCTTGGCGACCAAGAAATCAGGGTTAGCTTTGTGGAACGCTTCAATTTCGCGAGCGGGCAGAAGCGGATCTTCTTCGAAGCCGACCATGACGGAGGTAGCTCCGGTCAGCAAATCGTCGAGACCTTCCACCTTGAGCGCGGCGAGCACACGCTTGAGAAGAGTGTTCTTCACAGCGTGGTACTTGACACCCTTGGAAGCGAGAGCCTTACGGAGGGCGTTGTCCTTTTCGACAGTGATGCCCTGGTAATTGAGCAGGTAGACGGCGGTAGCATCCTTGAAGGATTCAACGAGGGCGTCCACGGTCTGTTGTTTTTTAACTACAGCTTTCATGGTATCTCCTATCGTGTCAGTGCCATATCAAGTTTGATGCCCGGGGCCATCGTAGCCGTCAGAGTGAGGCTCTTGATGTAAGTGCCCTTAGAAGATTGAGGCTTGTTCTTCACGACAGAGTCGATCACGGACTTGGTGTTTTCAACCAGCTGGTCGACGGTGAAGGAGAGCTTGCCAACAGGAGCGTGAACGTTAGCGCCCTTGTCAACACGGTACGAGATCTTACCGGCCTTGAGTTCCTTGACTGTCTGAGCGACGTTGACCGTCACCGTACCAGCCTTGGGGCTCGGCATCATACCGCGAGGACCGAGGACACGGGCCACCTTACTAATCACCGGCATCATGTCGGGAGTAGCAACGACGGCGTCAAAGTCCAGCCAGCCTTCCTGAATCTTCTGAACCAAGTCAGCACCACCCGCGTAGTCTGCGCCAGCGTTTTTTGCAACTTCAAGGTTGTTGTCCTTGCAGAAAACGAGAACGCGGACCGAACGACCGGTACCATGCGGAAGCACGACAGTGCCACGAACCACTTGGTCGGAATGTTTTGGGTCCACACCGAGATTGAAGTGGATTTCGACCGTCTGGTCGAACTTCAATTCGGACTTTTTGAGTATTTCGATTGCCGCCTTCAGATCGTAGGCTTGATTACGATCAAAAGATTCAGCAATCTTTTTGTATTTTTTTCCTCTGAACATGAAATTTTCCTGTCAGATACGTAACGGTGAATTACCTGCCTCAGTCAACCACATCAATACCCATGGAACGAGCAGTGCCCGCAACCATGCGCATGGCGGCTTCGAGGTCGATTGTATTTAGGTCAGGCATCTTCTTTTGGGCGATTTCCTGAACCTGGGCCTTGGTGATCTTGCCAACCTTCTTGCGGTTGGGTTCACCAGAACCACTCTCAATGCCGACGGCCTTCTTGATGAGGGCCGGAACCGGCGACACCTTCGTGATGAAGGTAAAGCTCTTGTCAGCGTAGACCGTGATGACGACCGGCACGATCATGCCCTTGTCATTCTGAGTCTTAGCGTTGAACTGCTTGCAGAACTCCATGATGTTCACACCCTTCTGACCAAGGGCAGGACCTACCGGAGGAGCCGGGTTGGCAGCGCCTGCGGGAATCTGGAGCTTAATGTAACCTGTGATTTTCTTTGCCACTTTTTATCTCCGTTGCAAAAACCGTAACACTATGCGGTGGCGGACTCAACCTGGTTGAAGGCGAGTTCGACAGGCGTAGAACGACCGAAGACGGTGACCATGACCTTGATCTTGGTCTTGTCTTCCATGATTTCGTCTACGACGCCCACAAAGTCCTTGAAGGGACCTT is a window from the Fibrobacter sp. genome containing:
- the rplJ gene encoding 50S ribosomal protein L10 codes for the protein MKAVVKKQQTVDALVESFKDATAVYLLNYQGITVEKDNALRKALASKGVKYHAVKNTLLKRVLAALKVEGLDDLLTGATSVMVGFEEDPLLPAREIEAFHKANPDFLVAKSVYLDGKPMPGSEVVNLAKIPDRKGMIAQIVAIALGPGGTIAGQIKALQEKLEKESGSEAAAPEAAAAPEA
- the rplL gene encoding 50S ribosomal protein L7/L12 — translated: MATDIKALGDQIVGLTLLEAKALADYLKETHGIEAAGGVVMAAPAAGAGAAAEEKTEFDVILAEVDPAKKMAVLKEVRAITGLGLAEAKKVVETANSVIKEAAPKADAEALKKKLEELGAKVTLK
- the rplK gene encoding 50S ribosomal protein L11, whose translation is MAKKITGYIKLQIPAGAANPAPPVGPALGQKGVNIMEFCKQFNAKTQNDKGMIVPVVITVYADKSFTFITKVSPVPALIKKAVGIESGSGEPNRKKVGKITKAQVQEIAQKKMPDLNTIDLEAAMRMVAGTARSMGIDVVD
- the rplA gene encoding 50S ribosomal protein L1; protein product: MFRGKKYKKIAESFDRNQAYDLKAAIEILKKSELKFDQTVEIHFNLGVDPKHSDQVVRGTVVLPHGTGRSVRVLVFCKDNNLEVAKNAGADYAGGADLVQKIQEGWLDFDAVVATPDMMPVISKVARVLGPRGMMPSPKAGTVTVNVAQTVKELKAGKISYRVDKGANVHAPVGKLSFTVDQLVENTKSVIDSVVKNKPQSSKGTYIKSLTLTATMAPGIKLDMALTR